A genomic region of Papaver somniferum cultivar HN1 chromosome 7, ASM357369v1, whole genome shotgun sequence contains the following coding sequences:
- the LOC113296514 gene encoding uncharacterized protein LOC113296514: MSEEVLSTTPLWRYVTKKDKVKGGGNWNFVCNHCQVPYSGSYSRVKAHLLKIPGSGIRICPKVREHKLQEMKQLSDEAEARAKASKFKSVPLPTCGSGSGSSFASNSSSLVEDPRKKKRGVESPIEKLYNAARREEMDSIIARLFYAAGLPFHLARCPYYKVAFNLATSDSKSIQGYIPPGYNKLRTTLLRKEREHVEKELEPIKSTWKEKGVSIVTDGWTDEQRRPLMNFMAVSEAGAMFIKAVNTQGSVKDKEYISKLIIETITEVGHQNVVQVITDNAPVCKSAGLLVEGQFKHIFWTPCVVHTLNLALKNICHPRDIRTNVLVYEGCAWISEIIAEVVLIRNFITKHSMRLAMFNEHVELKLFTLAETRFSSSIIMLQRFKDVKQGLRNLVICNQWSSYKDDDPNQALFIKEKLLDDDWWNTLQYVIDFTKPIIEMLRLCDTDEPCLHLVYERWDRMIDEVKSIIHRHEGLQEYDISPFHMVVDGILTDRWSKSSTPLHSLAHSLNPRYYSRQWLDERPGRVPPHRDLLIAGQRLKCFERYYDADELREVNIEYVKFSSCREEFANANTINDRWSMNPYVWWVTYGVYAPLLQQKALMLLGQPCSSSCSERNWSTYSFINSVKRNKITPQRGEDLVFVHTNLRLLSRRTPEYLLGDTRMWDIGGDSFDTMEGTVGVLEVADLSLNEPEMERMILDDNEANVEELYPLV, translated from the exons ATGAGCGAAGAGGTTTTAAGCACTACTCCGCTATGGAGATATGTGACTAAGAAGGATAAAGTTAAAGGTGGTGGTAATTGGAATTTTGTATGTAACCACTGTCAAGTTCCATATTCGGGTTCATATTCAAGAGTGAAAGCACATTTGTTAAAGATTCCAGGCTCTGGAATTAGAATATGTCCAAAGGTCAGAGAACATAAACTTCAGGAAATGAAACAATTGAGTGATGAAGCTGAGGCCAGAGCAAAAGCATCTAAGTTTAAAAGTGTGCCTCTGCCAACATGTGGATCAGGTAGTGGTTCTTCTTTTGCGTCAAATTCTTCATCACTTGTTGAAGATCCTAGGAAGAAGAAAAGAGGGGTTGAGAGCCCAATAGAGAAATTGTATAATGCTGCCAGACGTGAAGAAATGGATAGCATAATTGCACGGTTGTTTTATGCAGCTGGCTTGCCATTCCATCTTGCTAGGTGTCCATATTATAAAGTTGCATTTAATTTGGCTACATCAGATAGTAAAagcattcaaggttatattcctCCGGGTTATAATAAACTAAGAACAACTCTTTTACGGAAGGAAAGAGAACATGTTGAGAAAGAGCTAGAACCAATTAAGAGCACTTGGAAAGAAAAAGGTGTGAGTATTGTGACCGATGGATGGACCGACGAACAACGAAGACCCCTCATGAACTTTATGGCTGTTTCAGAGGCTGGTGCAATGTTTATTAAAGCAGTCAACACTCAAGGGTCAGTGAAGGACAAAGAGTACATTTCTAAGTTGATCATTGAGACAATTACGGAAGTTGGGCATCAGAATGTTGTGCAAGTAATCACGGACAATGCACCAGTTTGTAAGAGTGCAGGGCTACTTGTAGAAGGTCAGTTTAAACACATTTTTTGGACTCCATGTGTAGTCCACACACTAAACCTTGCTTTAAAGAATATATGTCATCCGAGAGATATTCGAACTAATGTTTTAGTATATGAAGGGTGTGCTTGGATTAGTGAAATTATTGCTGAGGTGGTACTGATCAGAAACTTCATCACTaaacattccatgagattagccatGTTTAATGAACATGTGGAGTTAAAATTATTCACACTTGCAGAGACACGTTTTTCCTCTAGTATTATAATGCTTCAAAGATTTAAAGATGTGAAGCAAGGACTCCGTAACTTGGTAATTTGCAATCAATGGTCATCATATAAAGATGATGATCCTAATCAAGCATTGTTTATAAAAGAGAAGTTGTTGGATGATGATTGGTGGAACACTTTGCAGTAtgttattgattttacaaaacctATCATAGAAATGCTTAGATTATGCGACACAGACGAGCCTTGTCTTCACTTGGTTTATGAAAGGTGGGATCGAATGATAGATGAGGTAAAGAGCATTATACATCGCCACGAGGGCTTACAAGAATATGATATTTCACCATTTCATATGGTGGTGGACGGGATTTTAACAGATCGTTGGAGTAAAAGTAGCACACCGCTTCACTCTTTGGCACATTCATTGAACCCAAG gtaTTATAGTCGTCAGTGGCTTGATGAACGTCCAGGGCGTGTTCCACCACATAGAGATCTTTTGATTGCAGGTCAAAGATTGAAGTGTTTCGAGAGGTATTACGATGCGGATGAGTTAAGAGAAGTTAACATtgagtatgttaagttttcaTCTTGCCGTGAAGAATTTGCAAATGCAAATACCATAAATGATAGATGGAGTATGAATCCTTATGTGTGGTGGGTTACTTATGGGGTGTATGCTCCTTTACTTCAGCAAAAAGCACTCATGTtgcttggccaaccttgttcatcttcttgTAGTGAGAGAAACTGGAGTACGTATAGTTTCATAAATTCTGTGAAGAGAAATAAAATTACTCCACAAAGAGGTGAAGATTTGGTATTTGTTCATACTAATCTTCGTCTCTTATCAAGACGAACCCCAGAATACTTGTTAGGGGATACAAGAATGTGGGACATTGGAGGTGATTCTTTTGATACTATGGAGGGTACTGTTGGTGTACTTGAAGTTGCTGATCTTTCTCTTAATGAGCCAGAGATGGAACGCATGATATTGGATGATAATGAAGCTAATGTGGAGGAGCTATACCCCCTGGTTTGA